One region of Rhodocaloribacter litoris genomic DNA includes:
- a CDS encoding tetratricopeptide repeat protein — translation MRRCRLLVLAACLMLVVVPAPAQEPDPAGAALQAGDYAAARTLLARHLDDGATEHAPAFAETFLKTGAYEEGLRAVEAYLQRRERDPYLLHARGRLLAMLGRYDEAEQAFREALGRRPDFWRNTVELGLLLERTGRRREALRLYAAVYRRFEENALHTADDLAQAGRAAARLGAFRDANEAFRTAYRIDPKHAALLGWWADLFREKYNPADARRTYEEALALRPQDADLLTGYARTFDAFDRQEALARKALAANPRHVEALSLLAGLHLLDGDDDAAAARAREALAVNPHDLTALGHLAATYYLRGDSAAFAATAARVTHPAPAPFYLTLARDAELRFRYDDAAAFARRAVTVAPDDAATHAMLGTALLRTGSFHEARRHLEIAYERDPFNLFVANTLTMLDMVDEHFTRLESPHFTLLLHRNDAGVLGPLVLEQAEAAFADLVARYPYRPPGKIVLELYDEHSDFAVRVAGLPHAGLLGVSFGDIVAMDSPRARAGEAYNWARTLRHELAHTFSIGASKHRVPRWFTEGLSVYEEQRFRPAWGRDMDLELLAAFDRGQLLSLHEIDRGFTRPTFPGQVMLSYYHAGQVVGFLVEHHGFEAVAAILQDLGAGRSMDEAVRAATGQPLDALDAAFRAHLRRERSRLAALLETLPGDATAPDFAGAPDNPFFRALRAGHDALRTGRLDEAETRFRQALTLYPDYARDASPYHGLAAVYRARADTAALVDILTRFLDVSDAGAAEARELAALHRAAGRTEAARRYLERTLDVEPLDAPTHAALAELYTEAGDLERAVRARRAVVALDPVDRARALYLLAEALYRNREHDAARRTVLQALELAPGFRDAQRLLLQCVEAGEKTGTEKRE, via the coding sequence ATGAGAAGGTGTCGCCTGCTCGTTCTTGCCGCCTGCCTGATGCTCGTCGTGGTCCCCGCCCCGGCCCAGGAACCGGACCCGGCCGGTGCGGCGCTGCAGGCCGGTGACTACGCGGCGGCACGCACCCTGCTCGCCCGTCACCTCGACGACGGCGCCACCGAACACGCCCCCGCCTTCGCCGAGACGTTCCTCAAGACGGGGGCCTACGAGGAAGGCCTCCGGGCCGTCGAGGCCTATCTCCAGCGACGGGAGCGCGACCCCTACCTGCTGCACGCCAGGGGACGGCTGCTGGCCATGCTCGGTCGCTACGACGAGGCCGAGCAAGCCTTCCGCGAGGCACTCGGGCGCAGGCCCGACTTCTGGCGGAACACGGTCGAGCTGGGGCTCCTGCTCGAGCGCACCGGGCGCCGCCGGGAAGCCCTGCGGCTGTATGCGGCCGTCTACCGCCGCTTTGAAGAGAACGCCCTGCACACGGCCGATGACCTGGCCCAGGCCGGCCGGGCCGCCGCCCGCCTCGGTGCCTTCCGCGACGCCAACGAAGCCTTCCGTACCGCCTACCGCATCGACCCGAAGCACGCCGCCCTCCTGGGCTGGTGGGCCGATCTCTTCCGGGAAAAATACAACCCGGCCGACGCCCGGCGGACGTACGAGGAAGCGCTGGCCCTCCGCCCGCAGGACGCCGACCTGCTCACCGGCTATGCCCGCACCTTCGACGCCTTCGACCGGCAGGAGGCCCTCGCCCGGAAGGCGCTCGCCGCGAACCCGCGCCACGTGGAGGCCCTGAGCCTGCTTGCCGGCCTGCACCTGCTCGACGGCGACGACGACGCGGCCGCCGCCCGGGCCCGTGAGGCGCTCGCCGTCAACCCCCACGACCTGACGGCCCTCGGCCACCTGGCCGCCACGTACTACCTCCGGGGCGACTCGGCGGCCTTCGCGGCCACAGCGGCACGGGTCACCCATCCGGCTCCTGCTCCCTTCTACCTGACCCTCGCCCGCGACGCCGAGCTCCGCTTCCGCTACGACGATGCCGCCGCCTTCGCCCGCCGGGCCGTGACGGTGGCACCGGACGACGCGGCGACCCACGCCATGCTCGGCACCGCGCTCCTGCGCACCGGCTCCTTCCACGAAGCCCGTCGCCACCTCGAGATCGCCTACGAACGCGACCCGTTCAACCTGTTCGTCGCCAACACGCTGACGATGCTCGACATGGTGGACGAGCACTTCACGCGCCTCGAAAGCCCCCACTTCACCCTGCTCCTCCACCGAAACGATGCCGGGGTCCTCGGCCCGCTGGTGCTCGAACAGGCCGAGGCCGCCTTCGCCGACCTGGTCGCCCGCTACCCCTACCGCCCGCCGGGCAAGATCGTCCTCGAACTCTACGACGAGCACAGCGACTTTGCCGTGCGCGTGGCCGGGCTGCCGCACGCCGGGCTGCTCGGGGTCAGCTTCGGCGACATCGTGGCGATGGACTCGCCCCGTGCCCGAGCCGGGGAAGCCTACAACTGGGCCCGGACGCTCCGGCACGAGCTCGCCCACACCTTCTCCATCGGCGCCTCGAAGCACCGCGTGCCGCGCTGGTTCACCGAAGGCCTGTCGGTCTACGAGGAACAGCGCTTCCGCCCGGCCTGGGGCCGCGACATGGACCTCGAACTGCTGGCCGCCTTCGACCGGGGGCAGCTCCTGTCGCTACACGAGATCGACCGGGGGTTCACCCGTCCCACCTTCCCGGGGCAGGTCATGCTCAGCTACTACCATGCCGGGCAGGTCGTCGGCTTCCTCGTCGAGCACCACGGCTTCGAAGCCGTGGCCGCCATCCTGCAGGACCTGGGAGCGGGGCGGTCCATGGACGAGGCCGTCCGGGCCGCCACCGGGCAGCCGCTCGACGCCCTCGACGCCGCCTTCCGTGCGCACCTGCGCCGGGAGCGGTCCCGCCTGGCGGCCCTGCTCGAGACCCTGCCCGGCGATGCGACGGCCCCCGACTTTGCCGGCGCGCCGGACAACCCCTTCTTCCGGGCCCTCCGGGCCGGCCACGACGCCCTGCGAACCGGGCGCCTCGACGAGGCCGAAACCCGCTTCCGGCAGGCCCTGACCCTCTACCCGGACTACGCCCGCGACGCCAGCCCCTACCACGGACTCGCCGCCGTCTACCGCGCCCGGGCCGACACCGCCGCCCTCGTCGACATCCTCACCCGCTTCCTCGACGTGAGCGACGCCGGCGCGGCCGAAGCCCGCGAACTGGCTGCCCTCCACCGCGCCGCCGGCCGCACGGAGGCCGCCCGCCGCTACCTCGAGCGCACCCTCGACGTCGAACCCCTCGACGCCCCCACACACGCGGCGCTGGCCGAGCTCTACACCGAAGCCGGCGACCTGGAACGCGCCGTCCGCGCCCGGCGCGCCGTCGTCGCCCTCGACCCCGTGGACCGGGCCCGGGCCCTCTACCTGTTGGCCGAAGCCCTCTACCGGAACCGCGAACACGATGCCGCCCGCCGTACCGTCCTCCAGGCCCTCGAACTCGCCCCCGGCTTCCGCGACGCACAGCGGCTGCTGCTCCAATGCGTCGAAGCCGGCGAAAAAACCGGCACCGAGAAACGGGAATAG
- a CDS encoding AAA family ATPase: MTGKPTPTRTPASSGAAGTHPEEALLARLQEGRAEIERELRRRIVGQDDVIELVLVALFAGGHVLLTGVPGLAKTLLIRSLGEILDLSYRRIQFTPDLMPADITGIDILEEDRATGRRTLQFVKGPIFANILLADEINRTPPKTQAALLEAMQEYQVTAGGDRYALEKPFFVLATQNPIELEGTYPLPEAQLDRFMFNIVLDYLSAEDELAVALTTTERTDEPLRKILSGEDILTFQQLVRQVYVPRNVGEYAVRLVRSTRPAGPEAPDFVRQWVSWGAGLRAIQYLLLGGKVRAVFHGRYNVAVEDIRALARPVLRHRVLTNFFAESENVDADAVIDRLLETVPEPSSGLA; the protein is encoded by the coding sequence GTGACCGGAAAACCCACGCCCACCCGTACGCCGGCGTCCTCCGGGGCCGCCGGCACCCACCCTGAAGAAGCCCTGCTGGCCCGCCTGCAGGAAGGCCGGGCCGAGATCGAGCGCGAGCTGCGCCGCCGCATCGTCGGGCAGGACGACGTGATCGAGCTGGTGCTCGTGGCCCTGTTCGCCGGCGGGCACGTCCTGCTCACCGGCGTGCCGGGCCTGGCCAAGACGCTGCTCATCCGCTCCCTCGGCGAGATCCTCGACCTGTCCTACCGGCGCATCCAGTTCACGCCGGACCTGATGCCCGCCGACATCACCGGCATCGATATCCTCGAAGAGGACCGTGCCACGGGACGACGCACGCTTCAGTTCGTCAAAGGCCCCATCTTCGCCAACATCCTGCTGGCCGACGAGATCAACCGCACCCCGCCCAAGACGCAGGCCGCCCTGCTCGAGGCCATGCAGGAATACCAGGTGACCGCCGGCGGCGATCGCTATGCCCTCGAGAAGCCGTTCTTCGTCCTGGCCACCCAGAACCCGATCGAGCTGGAGGGCACCTACCCCTTGCCCGAGGCCCAGCTCGACCGGTTCATGTTCAACATCGTCCTGGACTACCTGTCGGCCGAGGACGAGCTGGCGGTGGCCCTGACGACGACCGAGCGCACCGACGAACCGCTCCGGAAGATCCTGAGCGGGGAAGACATCCTCACCTTCCAGCAGCTCGTGCGGCAGGTCTATGTGCCCCGCAACGTGGGCGAGTATGCCGTGCGGCTCGTGCGCAGCACCCGTCCCGCCGGGCCGGAGGCCCCCGACTTCGTCCGGCAATGGGTGAGCTGGGGCGCGGGCCTGCGGGCCATCCAGTACCTGCTGCTCGGGGGCAAGGTGCGGGCCGTCTTCCACGGGCGGTACAACGTCGCCGTCGAGGACATCCGGGCGCTGGCCCGGCCCGTCCTCCGCCACCGCGTGCTGACCAACTTTTTCGCCGAGTCCGAAAACGTCGACGCCGACGCCGTCATCGACCGCCTGCTCGAGACCGTACCGGAGCCGTCGTCCGGGCTGGCCTAG
- a CDS encoding DUF58 domain-containing protein, with amino-acid sequence MRRPTQNAPRFLRPEVLARIAGLELLARGVVEGFVAGLHRSPYRGFSVEFMEYRPYIPGDDPLRIDWKLFARSDRYYVKEFEDETNTRLHLAVDVSASMDYASGAVRKRDYAFMLAASLAYFVIRQRDAVGLTLFDERVVGGLAPRSTTSHLRALLRHLEQAGPGARSAFGKPLHELAERWRRRGFVVLVSDLLDAPETILDGLRHFRFNGHEVIVFHVLDPREVDFAFGDLVEFEDLETGERRLVQADAARTDYLARLHAYLDRLRHGCARLGVDYTLLTTDQPLDYALFNYLAARRRSLR; translated from the coding sequence ATGCGTCGTCCCACCCAGAACGCGCCCCGTTTTCTCCGGCCCGAGGTGCTCGCACGCATCGCCGGGCTGGAACTGCTGGCGCGCGGGGTGGTCGAGGGCTTCGTGGCCGGGCTGCACCGGAGCCCGTACCGCGGCTTCTCGGTCGAGTTCATGGAATACCGGCCCTACATCCCCGGCGACGACCCGTTGCGGATCGACTGGAAGCTCTTTGCCCGCTCGGACCGGTACTACGTGAAGGAGTTCGAAGACGAGACGAACACACGGCTGCACCTGGCCGTCGATGTGAGCGCGTCGATGGACTACGCCTCCGGGGCGGTGCGCAAGCGCGACTACGCCTTCATGCTGGCCGCCTCGCTGGCCTATTTCGTCATCCGGCAGCGCGACGCCGTGGGGCTGACGCTGTTCGACGAACGGGTCGTCGGCGGCCTGGCGCCGCGCAGCACCACGAGCCATCTGCGGGCCCTGCTCCGTCACCTCGAGCAGGCCGGCCCCGGCGCCCGGAGCGCCTTCGGCAAGCCCCTGCACGAACTCGCCGAGCGATGGCGCCGGCGCGGCTTCGTGGTGCTCGTCTCCGACCTGCTCGACGCCCCGGAGACGATCCTCGACGGCCTCCGCCACTTCCGGTTCAACGGGCACGAGGTCATCGTCTTCCACGTCCTCGACCCGCGCGAGGTCGATTTCGCCTTCGGAGACCTGGTCGAGTTCGAAGACCTGGAGACGGGCGAGCGACGCCTGGTGCAGGCGGACGCAGCGAGAACCGACTACCTCGCCCGCCTGCACGCCTACCTCGACCGGCTCCGGCACGGCTGCGCGCGCCTCGGCGTCGACTACACGCTGCTGACGACCGATCAGCCGCTCGACTACGCCCTGTTCAACTACCTGGCCGCCCGCCGGCGCTCCCTGCGATAA
- a CDS encoding DUF4159 domain-containing protein encodes MKPELHPAWRLLAVLLLLGPNVAAAQGDHGFRFVRIRYEDVRGEGRRFGGAAWAHDYPTAELNFYEALNRTTRIYLEGPPLVLTLDDPRLFEYPVLYLCEPGYWEMTDEQAARLRQYLDRGGFILFDDFRGEYEWINLVRQMKRVYPDRDFIELPPEHPVWRIYFDIDPVEAPSLVSGGFSKYEDRYLALFDDEGRMVALANRNQDIGDGWEWPEQNFDQASTISFQMGINFVMYALTH; translated from the coding sequence GTGAAACCAGAACTCCATCCCGCGTGGCGGCTTCTGGCCGTGTTGCTGCTGCTCGGACCGAACGTGGCGGCGGCCCAGGGAGACCACGGCTTCCGGTTCGTCCGCATCCGGTACGAGGACGTGCGCGGCGAGGGACGGCGCTTCGGCGGGGCCGCCTGGGCCCACGACTACCCGACGGCCGAGCTCAACTTCTACGAAGCCCTCAACCGCACCACCCGGATCTACCTCGAAGGCCCGCCGCTCGTGCTCACCCTCGACGACCCCCGCCTCTTCGAGTATCCGGTGCTCTACCTGTGCGAACCCGGCTACTGGGAGATGACGGACGAACAGGCCGCCCGCCTGCGCCAGTACCTCGACCGGGGCGGCTTCATCCTCTTCGACGACTTCCGGGGCGAGTACGAATGGATCAACCTGGTCCGGCAGATGAAGCGCGTCTACCCCGACCGCGACTTCATCGAGCTCCCGCCCGAACACCCCGTCTGGCGGATCTACTTCGACATCGACCCCGTCGAGGCCCCCTCGCTCGTCAGCGGCGGCTTCTCGAAGTACGAAGACCGCTACCTGGCCCTCTTCGACGACGAGGGGCGCATGGTGGCCCTGGCCAACCGCAACCAGGACATCGGCGACGGCTGGGAATGGCCGGAGCAGAACTTCGACCAGGCCTCGACGATCAGCTTCCAGATGGGGATCAACTTCGTCATGTATGCCCTGACCCATTGA
- a CDS encoding vWA domain-containing protein, whose amino-acid sequence MSFLNPLFLLGLGAVLVPVLVHLVRRVQVRRVPFSTLMFLRATPVERVRRRRFQDVLLMAIRASLLVLLALAFARPFIPEEALPFLPARTDASVVLLIDRSYSMRYGDRFERAKAEALRRLDAAGPDDELAVMAFADDVQVLAPLTTDRALVRNVIERLAPSYRPTDFYEPLRRAGELLRDARHETRRIVLISDYQQNGWGAAFDNWSLDPGLAFETLSVAEGEVDHVYLEAVRLTGRRTGEVVDVHLAARVAARGTRAGADLTATLSLDGAETYRQRLSLPAGGQLAFRHRFTRPGTYQGTLALDAADPLPVDDRYFFTHAVTERPTLLLIDEAPRGTRRDAFFLEAALAPGDEAPYRLRTGPRGRLTRTELNPATAGAVLLLNVPALSPDQINALRAFVQGGGGLIVSFGEATDPEAFVPALQALGIGTPAGRIRARSVQAQDALLAEVDLRHPIFNLFAGDTGVIFRPVFRTYLRVVPDTGAVVLARYDTGDPALLERRLGRGVVLAYTSTFNTDWTDFPVHELYVPFVHELVRYAVREEAARHTFTVGEPVPLEGRPGDVWEVRTPDGRLLRTDPVGDTGRTFFRETEVPGHYRAALGRTTYRFSVNVNPVESDLTARDPEEAYAAVVAPATAPGAAAASPASRSPVDAERRQKLWRVLLLLVLALLATETYLAHRRRPSRRVER is encoded by the coding sequence ATGTCCTTCCTGAACCCCCTGTTCCTGCTGGGCCTGGGTGCCGTGCTGGTGCCCGTGCTGGTGCACCTGGTGCGGCGGGTGCAGGTGCGGCGGGTACCGTTCAGCACCCTCATGTTCCTCCGGGCCACCCCGGTGGAGCGGGTCCGGCGCCGGCGGTTTCAGGACGTGTTGCTGATGGCGATACGGGCAAGCCTGCTGGTGCTGCTGGCGCTGGCCTTTGCCCGGCCGTTCATCCCGGAGGAGGCCCTGCCGTTCCTGCCCGCCCGCACCGATGCCTCCGTGGTGCTGTTGATCGACCGGTCGTACAGCATGCGCTACGGGGACCGGTTCGAGCGGGCGAAGGCCGAAGCGCTCCGCCGCCTCGACGCCGCCGGGCCGGACGACGAGCTGGCCGTCATGGCCTTTGCGGACGACGTGCAGGTGCTCGCCCCGCTCACCACCGACCGGGCCCTCGTCCGCAACGTCATCGAACGCCTGGCGCCGTCCTACCGGCCGACCGACTTCTACGAGCCGCTGCGCCGGGCCGGCGAGCTGCTCCGCGACGCCCGCCACGAGACGCGGCGGATCGTCCTGATTTCGGACTACCAGCAGAACGGCTGGGGGGCGGCCTTCGACAACTGGTCGCTCGACCCCGGCCTTGCCTTCGAGACGCTGTCCGTGGCCGAAGGCGAGGTCGACCACGTCTATCTCGAGGCCGTCCGCCTGACCGGCCGCCGCACCGGCGAGGTGGTGGACGTGCACCTGGCCGCCCGCGTGGCCGCCCGGGGGACCCGCGCCGGGGCGGACCTCACCGCCACCCTCTCGCTCGACGGCGCCGAGACCTACCGGCAGCGCCTGTCCCTGCCGGCCGGCGGGCAGCTCGCCTTCCGCCATCGCTTCACCCGGCCCGGCACCTACCAGGGCACGCTCGCCCTCGACGCCGCCGACCCCCTGCCCGTCGACGACCGTTACTTCTTCACCCACGCAGTAACCGAACGGCCCACCCTGCTCCTCATCGACGAGGCGCCGCGCGGCACGCGCCGGGACGCTTTCTTCCTCGAAGCCGCGCTGGCCCCCGGCGACGAGGCCCCGTACCGCCTCCGCACCGGCCCGCGGGGACGGCTCACCCGCACGGAGCTGAACCCGGCCACCGCCGGCGCCGTCCTCCTCCTGAACGTGCCGGCCCTTTCCCCCGACCAGATCAACGCGCTCCGGGCCTTCGTCCAAGGCGGCGGCGGGCTGATCGTCTCCTTCGGGGAGGCCACCGACCCGGAAGCCTTCGTCCCGGCCCTCCAGGCGCTCGGCATCGGCACCCCGGCCGGACGGATACGGGCGCGGTCCGTGCAGGCCCAGGATGCCCTCCTTGCCGAAGTCGACCTGCGTCACCCGATCTTCAACCTGTTCGCCGGAGACACCGGCGTCATCTTCCGCCCTGTCTTCCGCACCTACCTGCGGGTCGTGCCGGACACCGGCGCCGTCGTCCTGGCCCGGTACGACACCGGCGACCCGGCGCTCCTCGAGCGGCGGCTCGGGCGCGGGGTGGTGCTCGCCTACACGTCCACCTTCAACACGGACTGGACCGACTTCCCCGTGCACGAGCTGTACGTGCCGTTCGTCCATGAACTCGTGCGGTACGCCGTGCGGGAGGAAGCGGCGCGCCACACCTTCACGGTCGGGGAGCCGGTGCCGCTCGAAGGTCGCCCGGGCGACGTGTGGGAGGTCCGCACGCCGGACGGCCGCCTCCTGCGCACCGACCCGGTCGGGGATACCGGGCGCACGTTCTTCCGTGAGACGGAGGTGCCGGGCCACTACAGGGCTGCCCTCGGGCGAACGACGTACCGGTTCTCCGTGAACGTGAACCCGGTGGAGTCCGACCTGACGGCACGCGATCCCGAGGAAGCCTATGCCGCCGTCGTGGCGCCGGCCACGGCCCCCGGAGCCGCTGCCGCCTCCCCCGCCTCCCGATCCCCGGTCGATGCCGAGCGCAGGCAGAAGCTCTGGCGCGTGTTGCTGCTGCTGGTGCTGGCCCTCCTCGCCACCGAGACCTACCTGGCCCACCGGCGCAGGCCGTCGCGGCGCGTCGAGCGCTGA